One window of the Felis catus isolate Fca126 chromosome E3, F.catus_Fca126_mat1.0, whole genome shotgun sequence genome contains the following:
- the LOC123382664 gene encoding LOW QUALITY PROTEIN: mucin-3B-like (The sequence of the model RefSeq protein was modified relative to this genomic sequence to represent the inferred CDS: deleted 1 base in 1 codon), with amino-acid sequence MATTEITTPTNTSISATSSTATSPTLSAPETAITVTRVLVTPTPTMSHSTSCVSPTLSFPTLSTSTDALTTSFGTISFSIPTTIMSSSLSSASVNSMLTTTPNSLPTFSPLSGMENTGTSVTAFTTLFSSETTRTSPTMSSLKTFATETTTTCFISSTTPCPESISVTIVPASPTTSCMEMGPSSEVTSMPNIPMSVFTSTTEMATSPSSTSMTTVFPRHTDTSAPVLETHPTNSIMDAPSSISIGTVPNYTVLISTQRPTSGSWMSTNSVTVPHMPGFMSLPLTMKPSSRFPTAMVASIKLTHSTPPTIKIPEAPVVISQTTTTFMSPRATSTTTQMTTQSRPTTPQSSGNMERSDRMNLWIVVVAMVVK; translated from the exons ATGGCCACAACTGAAATCACCACTCCCACAAACACTTCTATCTCTGCTACCTCGAGCACAGCCACttcacccactctctctgccccagaaACAGCCATAACTGTTACTAGAGTGTTGGTAACACCCACCCCCACAATGTCACACAGTACATCTTGTGTTTCTCCTACACTTTCTTTCCCTACTCTGAGTACATCTACAGACGCGCTGACTACTTCTTTCGGTACTATTTCCTTTTCAATACCCACAACAATAATGTCCTCTTCTCTATCCTCCGCCAGTGTAAATTCAATGCTCACGACCACCCCTAACTCTCTTCCTACATTCTCACCTCTCTCTGGTATGGAAAATACAGGGACTTCTGTCACTGCTTTCACTACTCTTTTTTCATCCGAAACTACAAGAACTTCTCCAACCATGTCTTCTCTA AAGACCTTTGCGACTGAAACAACCAccacttgttttatttcttctactaCCCCATGTCCAGAATCTATATCAGTTACGATAGTGCCTGCCTCTCCCACTACTTCATGTATGGAAATGGGTCCAAGTAGTGAAGTTACTTCGATGCCTAACATCCCAATGTCAGTGTTCACCTCTACTACTGAGATGGCTACCTCCCCTAGTTCCACCAGTATGACAACTGTGTTTCCTAGGCATACGGACACTTCTGCTCCCGTTCTGGAAACGCATCCTACCAACAGCATAATGGATGCTCCTAGTTCTATCAGCATTGGGACTGTCCCCAATTACACGGTTTTGATAAGCACTCAAAGACCCACCAGTGGAAGCTGGATGAGCACCAATTCTGTAACCGTCCCACATATGCCTGGCTTCATGAGCCTCCCACTGACCATGAAACCAAGCAGCAGGTTTCCAACTGCCATGGTGGCTTCAATCAAGTTGACTcactccaccccacccaccaTCAAGATTCCAGAAGCACCGGTAGTCATCTCTCAGACTACCACCACCTTTATGTCACCCAGGGCAACTTCAACCACTACTCAGATGACCACACAGTCTAGACCGACTACACCTCAG TCTTCAGGGAACATGGAGAGGAGTGATAGGATGAACCTCTGGATTGTGGTGGTGGCAATGGTGGTGAAGTGA